One window of the Candidatus Flexicrinis proximus genome contains the following:
- a CDS encoding toll/interleukin-1 receptor domain-containing protein: MARRIKQLFVSYSRDDKHWTYEFAKALRDDLTYSAFVDYRNIHIGTDWWRTICENIEACDCAIYVMTPKSVESLYCRAEIDYQLALNKPILPIMLKSCTFPDELSRKRVQYLTISDEMQIDRVLLELQKGLEEVEYLLFDDPSPLPPRPDEPSRKIPRALKKSSTCRGRCRRGAAGRQKGYSLKSQS, from the coding sequence ATGGCACGGCGTATCAAACAGTTGTTCGTCAGTTATTCGCGTGACGATAAGCATTGGACATACGAGTTTGCGAAGGCGCTGCGCGACGACCTGACGTATTCGGCTTTTGTCGATTACCGCAACATCCACATCGGCACCGACTGGTGGCGTACGATCTGCGAAAACATCGAAGCGTGCGACTGCGCGATTTACGTCATGACGCCGAAGTCGGTCGAGTCGCTCTATTGCCGCGCAGAGATTGACTATCAGCTGGCATTGAATAAACCAATTCTGCCGATCATGCTTAAGTCCTGTACATTTCCCGACGAATTGAGTCGGAAACGCGTGCAGTATCTCACCATCAGCGATGAGATGCAGATTGACCGCGTCCTGCTGGAGCTTCAAAAAGGCTTGGAAGAGGTTGAATATCTACTCTTTGACGATCCGTCGCCACTTCCACCACGCCCGGACGAACCAAGCCGAAAGATACCAAGAGCGCTGAAGAAGTCTTCCACTTGTCGCGGACGCTGCCGAAGAGGGGCAGCAGGCAGGCAGAAGGGCTATTCGCTGAAGTCGCAAAGCTGA